TCCAATTCGGTCCTGCATTACTGCTTTGAATCATTTTCACTAAAATTCCAGCTCCATTAGCAATGTCGCCAGCTGTTAGTGAAAATCTCTTTTTTAAATCATTTGTTCCTAATAGTATTATAACTAAATAAACTGGACTATGAGATTCAATGCAAGGTATAATGTACTCCTTGCCACTTCTATGTTCTCCTATAGGATCATTAAACACAGTAGTTCTTCCACATAGCCCTTCCTCAATAACGAAATATTCACTTCCAAGTTCTTCCCTAAGTAAGCTGCCCCACCTTTCTTCCATTGAATAACGTGCTCCGCCTGCAGGATTATAACCCCAAGTATTCGAATCCCCAAAACATACTATAGTTTTCATCTTATCCTCCTGTTTTGCTATATTCCTTCACTAATAAACTATCCACATTATACCATTGCCTGCCAAAAACAAAAAGCTTTCCATAATATAAATTAATATCACGGAAAGCTCTTTATTGTTATCTATTTCCTAGGAAATAAGTTACATATTCTCTAAGCTGAAATCTCTGATGTTTCAAACTGACTGTTATAAAGGTTAGCATAGAAGCCGCCTTTTTCAAGAAGCTCTTCATGGGTTCCCTGCTCAACAATATCTCCATGATTCATAACTAGAATTAGGTCAGCATCACGTATTGTTGAGAGTCTGTGGGCTATTATAAAGCTTGTTCTATTCTTCATAAGATTATTCATAGCCTTTTGAATTTGCACTTCTGTACGAGTATCTACTGAGCTTGTTGCCTCATCAAGAATCAATATCTTAGGATCTGCAAGGATGGCTCTGGCTATAGTTAACAACTGCTTCTGTCCTTGTGATACGTTTGAAGCTTCTTCATTTAAAACCATATTGTAACCATCTGGAAGAGTATGCACAAAACTGTCTACGTGGGCTGCCTTTGCAGCTTTTTTTACCTCTTCATCTGTAGCATCAAGTCTTCCATAACGAATATTCTCCATAATGCTTCCATTATAAAGCCATGTATCTTGAAGGACCATGCCAAACATTGAGCGAAGGTCATTTCTTGAAAATTCTCTTATATCGTGACCATCAATAAGTATTGCTCCACTATTAACATCATAGAATCTCATAAGAAGCTTAACCATTGTTGTCTTACCTGCTCCAGTTGGACCTACTATAGCAACTCTTTGTCCTGGCTTAATTGAAGCTGAAAAGTCATTTACAACTATCTTGTCTGGATTATATCCAAAGTGAACATCTCTAAATTCAACTGCTCCATGTACTTCATCAAGCTTAACCGGGTTCTCTGCTTCTGGAACTTCTTCCTCTTCTGCAAGAAATTCAAATACTCTCTCTGCTGATGCAGCGGTTTGCTGAAGAATATTTGATATATTGGCAATTTGAGAAATTGGTTGTGTAAACTGGCGTACATACTGTATAAAGGCTTGAATATCACCAACTTGTATTGATTTCTTTGCTGCTAGATATCCGCCCATTATACATACTGCAACATAACCAAGGTTACCTACAAACCCCATTAGAGGCATCATTATACTTGTAAAGAATTGTGACTTCCAAGCAACTCCATAAAGCTTGTTATTGTTTACCTCAAACTCTTTAACGCTTTTTTCTTCTCCATTAAAGGCTTTCATTACCTGGTGACCACCGTACATTTCTTCAACATGACCGTTTACGTGACCTAAATAATCCTGCTGCTCTTTAAAATACTTTTGTGATCTCTTAACTATAGCCATTATAAGAATCATAGATATAGGCAGTATGATAAGTGATACAAGAGTCATTGTCCAGCTTATGCTTAGCATCATTATAAGAACACCTACTACTGTTGTAATTGATGTTATTATTTGTGATAAGCTCTGATTTAAGGTTTGGCCTAGTGTATCAACGTCGTTTGTAACACGAGATAAAACCTCACCATGGTTTGTGCCGTCAAAATACTTTAGAGGCATACGGTTTATCTTTTCTGAAATATCCTTTCTAAAGCCATAGCTTACCTTCATGGCTACATTAGACATTATCCAGCCTTGTATATAAGCTAGCAGTGAGCTTACTCCATATAAAACTATAAGTGTAAGCATTATTCTTCCTATATAATCAAAATCTACTCCTTCACTTGTGCCAGCTATTTTACCCATTATGCCTTCAAATAATTTTGTGGTAGCCTTACCTAAAATCTTCGGTCCTGCAATACCAAAACCTGCACTGGCTGCGGCAAATATAAATACTGTAATTAATGAAAACTTATATACGCTTAAATATTCTATAAGTTTTTTCATGGTTCCCTTGAAGTCACGCGCTTTGTCGCCCTTCATCATACCCATTGGCCCTCCATGTCCGGGGCCTCCTCCTCCTTTTGGAGGCTTTACGTTATTATTTTGGTTTTCACTCATGCTAGTTCCTCCTTCGAGAGCTGTGATAAAGCTATTTCCTGGTAGGTATCACATGTCTTCATAAGTTCATCATGTGTACCACTTCCTACTATTCTACCTTCATCAAGCACTATAATCCGCTCTGCATTCTTAATTGTTGATATACGCTGTGCAACTATAATAACAGTACTTCCTGAAGTCTGTTCTTTAAGAGCCTTTCTAAGCTTAGCATCTGTTTTAAAGTCTAGAGCAGAGAAGCTGTCATCAAATATATAAATCTGAGGCTTTTTAACAAGGGCACGAGCAATAGATAATCTTTGTTTTTGCCCACCAGATACGTTTGTTCCACCTTGTGAGATTTCAGTATCAAAGCCTTCTGGCTTCTCACCTATAAACTCCATAGCCTGTGCTATTTCAGCAGCCTTATTTAATTCTTCTTCTGAAGCATTTTCATCAGCATACATTAGGTTGGTTTCAATAGTACCCTTAAATAAGAAACCTTTTTGAGGCACATAACCAACCTGCTCTCGAAGCTCGTGCTGTGTAACTTCTCTTATATCAATTTCATCAAGTAAAATTTGTCCCTTGGTTATATCATAGAAACGCGGTATAAGATTAATTAAAGTTGTTTTGCCCGAACCTGTTGAACCTATAATAGCAGTAGTCTGACCAGGCAAAGCCGTAAAGCTTATATCTTTAAGCATATCTTCCTCAGCTTCTGGATATCTAAAGGATACGTTTTTAAACTCTAAAGTACCCTTTGCTTTTCCACCAAAGGTTTTAGGCTTTTCTGGGTCTATAATTGTAGATTTTACCTCCAAAACCTCTGATATTCTTTGCCCTGATACTGAGGCTCTAGGTATCATTATAAACATAAAGGACATCATCAGGAAGGCCGATATAATCTGCATTGCATACTGCATAAATGCCATCATGTCACCAACCTGCATTGAGGATTCTGCTATCCTGTGAGCTCCAACCCATACTATAAGCAAGGTAGCTCCATTCATGATAAGCATCATAACAGGGAACAAGGTTATCATTATTCTGCTTACAAATAACATTGTGCCTGTAAGATCTCTATTAGCCTTGTCAAATCTCTTCTCTTCAAACTTTTCAGTGTTAAAGGCTCTAATAACCATCATCCCTGATAAACTTTCACGGGTAACCAGATTTAGTTTATCTACAAGCTTTTGAACTGCTTTAAATCTTGGGAGCGCCATTGAGAATACTATTCCTATAAGACCTAAAAGCACTACAACCGCAAGGGCAATAATCCAAGACATTGAAGCAGCCTTATTCATTGCCTTTATTACTCCACCTATACCTATAATTGGAGCATATATTATCATTCTAACAGCCATTACTATAAGCATTTGAATTTGTGTGATATCATTTGTAGTTCTTGTTATAAGTGATGCTGTTGAGAACTTGTCAAATTCTGTGTTTGAAAATTGTTCAACCTTTGTAAATACGTCTTTTCTAAGGTCTCTTGAAACTCCTGCCGCTGTTCTAGACGCGAGAAACCCAACTGCTACAGTAGCTATAGCACTTAAAAGGGATATTCCAAGCATGATAACACCAGCTAAAAGAATATAGTTCCTTTGTATTTTGTCTGTATCCATGCCAAGCGCTTTATATTCTTCCTTAATAGAAGCAGCGGCGCCTTGGATAATCATCTTATCTCCTAAAGCTTCAAATCTTTTATTTGAATCCTCAGAGATTTTAGCTCTTTGATCCTCAGGAAGCTTTGCAAACACTGCAAACAAATCAGTACTTGCAGGGATCTTATTCCCATTGAATTCAATAAAGCCGTCTTTAGCATTTTCCTTCATTTTTTCGACGCCTGTAACTGTTAATAGCGCCTTACCCATCACAGGATTAAGCTTTTCTACTTCTGTATCCTTAATATCATTAAGTACATATATTGATTCTTTCTCAAGCGCTGGATAGCTCTTAAGGTATTTGTCATAGTCTGAGTTTGATTTATCGATTAGTGTATAGTTCTTTAAAACTTCTTGCTTATCCTCATTATTCATAAATATTGTAAGCTTATCCATTTGACTTACTCTAATGGCGTCAGGTACAGCATTTTCAATACCATTTTGTTGAATCCCTACATTAACTATATTAGACATATAGTCAGGTAGAGAAAGATCTGCCATAGCCTGCCCAAAAAGCAGTACTACTGCAATTAAAAGCAGTCCTATATATGGCTTTAAATATTTTGCCAATTTATACATTGTTGTATCGTCTCCTTGCTAAAAATATTTTGTTTTGATAAAAACCTAGTCATCCTGTCTATCCATAACCTTTTGTAAAGTATCCATACCCTTAAATATAATATCTAGTTCTTCTGGAGTAGCTTTGTTCATCATCTGTTCTATAATATTATTAATTTCATCAAAGTGTTTTTGAGAATGTTTTATAAATTCATCAGTAACTTTCACATAAACTACTCTTCTGTCCTCCTTGCTTCTAACTCTCTCTACTAGACCTTGATTTTCAAGTCTATCTAGGATTCCAGATACAGTACTATTAGATAACCCAAGTTTATCACTTAACTCACTAACTTTCATTTCTCCGTTATGAGCTAAAGTTCCCATTAACATTCCCTGAGGTCCAGTCAAATTCATTTCCTTAAAGTGATTGCCCATTCTTTGCTTTATAGCATTCGTAACCTTTTTCATTAACTGAATGATTTTAACCGCCTTACTTACTTCCTCCACAGAACCTACACCTTCTTTCAATTCTTTTGTTTAGAAATATTCGTGCTAGTACTATTCGCATTACCATATTTCGTACACAAAATATATTTTACTCGCTTACTTATATAATGTCAATGGTTCAAAGACGCTATGTAACGATTACACTAAGATATTTTTTACTGCACTGTTAATATCATTTATTTATGCTCTCCACACGATTAAATACTGTGTATTAATGTGGCAATTTACAATTAAACAGCTATGTTTATATAAACATTTCACAAATTCTTAACAAATATTCCTCATTTTATTCAAAATTTATTGCATTATAATTTAAATGCTGATAAACTATGCTTGGTTTATGTTAGTTAATTAACAAACAATTGAGGAGGCAGAATGATGAAAAAACTAAAAAAACTATTTTGTTTATCATTAGTAGTAACTATGCTTTTTACTCTAATGACAGGTTGTACTTCTTCCAGCTCTAAAGCAAACAAATATATTGGAGAAGGACAAGGTAAGCACGGTACTTTAAAAGTAGAGGTTACTGTAGAAAACCAAAAGATTAAGGATATAACTGTTTTAGAAACCAAGGAAAACCCTATTCTTAGTGAACCTGTGTTTAACCAAATAAAGGCTCTTATGATAGATAAGAACAACGCTAATGTTGATGCCGTAAGCGGTTCAACTGCAACTAGTGAAGCATACATAAATGCTGTACAAGCTGCTCTTAAAAAAGCAGGTTTGAATTTATCTGCTGATAAAATATCAGTAGAACCTGAGAAGGAAAAGCAAACGACTCAAGAATATGATGTAGTAGTTATAGGTGCTGGTGGTGCTGGCTTTAGTGCTGCAATAGAGGCTAGAAACGCTGGAGCTAACGTAGTTATTCTTGAAAAAATGCCTTCCATCGGAGGAAATACTTTAATTTCTGGTGGAGAAATGAACGCTCCGGGAAACTGGGTTCAAAAGAAACTAAACATAAACAATGATAGCGCTGAAACATTCTATAATGATACTATTAAGGGCGGAGACAATAAGGGTGTTCCAGAGTTAGTAAAAATATTTACTGACAATGCTCTAGCATCTGCAGAATGGCTAAAGGATTATATAAAAGTTAAATTTTTAGAAGACCAGCTTTTCCAATTCGGTGGTCACTCTGTTAAGAGAGCCTTAATACCAGAAGGCCATACTGGCGCTGAAATGATATCAAAATTTAAATCTAAAGCTGATGAATTAAAAATACCTATAAAGCTTCAAACTAAAGCAGAAGAATTTATTACTGAAGGCGGGAAAGTAGTGGGCGTAAAAGCTAAGAACGCTGCTGGACAAGACCTTGTATTTAAGGCAAAAAAAGGTGTTATAATTGCTACTGGTGGATTCGGCTCTAATGTTGAAATGAGAAAGAAATACAATCCTGAAATGGATGAAAAATATTTAACTACTGATGCTCCTGGTACTACAGGTGATGGTATAATTATGACAGAAAAACTAAACGCTGCTACTATGGGAATGGAATATATTCAAACATATCCAATCTCAAATCCAAAAACTGGCTTAATATCTCTAGTTGCAGACAGCAGATTTGATGGTGCTATACTTATAAACCAAGAAGGTAAGAGATTTGTTGAAGAACTAGAAAGAAGAGACGTTATATCTAAAGCTATATTAGCTCAATCAGGCGGATACACTTATCAGCTTTGGAATCAAGATATAGACAATATAAGCAAAACTATAAGCGTTCACAAAGATGAGTATGAGGAACTTGTAAAAGAAGGCATATTATATAAGGCAGAAACCTTAGAAGATGCAGCTAAACACTTCCAAATTCCTGTTGAAACTCTTAAGGCTACAGTTGCTAGAGTTAATGAGTTTGCAAAGACTGGAAAAGACTTAGATTTTAACTATAGAGGAAAATTTGTATCTCTTGAAAAAGGTCCTTACTATATACAAAAGGCTGTACCATCTGTTCATCATACTATGGGTGGACTTGTAATAGATACTAACGCTAAAGTAAAGACTAAAGACGGAAAAGTTATTGAAGGTCTTTATGCTGCTGGAGAAGTTACAGGAGTTATTCATGGAACAAACAGACTTGGCGGTAATGCTATTTCTGATATAGTAACCTTTGGTAGAATTGCTGGAAAATACGCTGCTGAAGGAAAATAGCTAAGAAAAAAATGCTGTAGGCTTAGGTCTACAGCATTCTTCTTTACCAAATACTTATTTCTTTTTCTCTAGATACCAATAGTTTTTATTGTTCTCCATCAAGTCATCTAGCACAGTTTTTGCCTTCTCTGGATTAACAATAGTTCTATTTAAAGTTAGAGCTTGAAGCGCCTTAACATAATCTTTTTCTAAGAATGCTTCAACTGTTAGAAGTTCATAGGAATGTTGTGTTTCCATTAGACCTTTATAGAAAGGTTTAATTTCGCCATATTTATAAGGATGAGCGCCGTCTTTGCCAACAGTACCTGCTACTTCTACGATAGCATCCTTGCTAAAGTTAGTTATTATGTCATTGTTTCTGCTCATAAGGATGAACTCATTGTGTAAATCATAAGCTATAGATTCTGCAAGTTCAATCATTAAGTCGCCAAATACACTGTTAGTTATAAGGTCAACATCCTCTATAGATTTTGCTCCAACAGCCTTTGAGCATATTTCCCAAACTTCCTTCTCTCTGGAGTCTCTTGCTTCATCTGCTCTTGTATAGTTAGGATCACTTTCAGCAACTATTTCCTCTGGGAAGAAATAATATTGAAGATAAGTTGTTGGTACATACTCATCAAATAGCTTCATGTATTTGTTCACTCTTAAGTAAGTGTCAAGCCAGGACTTAGAACGCTGCTCTGCATTATATGGCTTAAAGTCATAATCTCTTAAGTAGGTTCTTAATTGATCAAAATAGTCTTTTCCATTAACATCCTTAAGTTCTGTAAACCACCCAAAGTGGTTTAATCCAAAATAAGTTGCTCTTAAATCCTTCTGCTCAACTCCTAGGATTTTAGCATAGGAGCGCATAAGTGAGTATGGCTGATCGCACAGGTTTAAGATTCTCTTATCATCAGGGAAAACCTTATCCAACCCTAAAGCCACTATAGCAGCAGGATTTGTATAGTTTAAAATCCAAGTATCCTTTGAATACTTACGTACCTGATTAACCATGTCTATCATCGCACCAAGAGATCTCATACCATAAGCAAAGCCTCCTGGTCCACAGGTTTCCTGACCAACTAAGCCATACTTTAGAGGTATTTTTTCATCAAGACTTCTCATTTCATTCTTTCCAACACGCATTTGACAAAATACAAAGTCTGTATTTTCATATGCTACATCTGCATCTGTTGTAAATACTACTTCTGTTTCGTTGCAGTAAGTCTTTAATACAAGTCTTATATAAGCCTCCATTTTTGAGGTTCTTTCGTTGTCGATATCGTAAAAGATTACCTTTTTTAAAGGAAATCTATCCTTTAATTTTACTAAGCTTCCTACTAATGCTGGAGTTCTGCCACTACCTGCCCCAGTTATTGTTATTATATTGCTGCTTCTCATGTCAATCCTCCTGTTTTCCTTACACTGTCCGTGAAAATGCTTAATCTTCACGTCTCCATTATGTCTTATTTACATAGCTGCTAATTGATCATCTACTTCGTTTCTTACGAATTCTACTAAAGGTCCATAAACAATGTGAATATGCTTTGGTGCTGGGAAGAATATTCCCGTGCAGCCTGAAGACTCTAGCATTTTACGATCCACTACATTTACTTCTCCTAAATCTATTCTCAAACGGGTTATACAATTCTCAACGTGTTTAATATTAGCTCTTCCACCCAATGCTTGTATTACAATCTTAGCAATCTCATCATATCTCTTTTCTTTGATAAGAGTATTATCTGCTGATGGTGAATCTTCTCTACCTGGAGTCTTTAGGTCAAATTTTAATATTGCCCATGTAAACACAAAGTAAGTAACCACAGCCAGAATCAAGCCTATTATTACAAAAGCTATCCAATTTGTATTTTCATAAAGCAATCCAAATATTGCAAAGTCGAATATAGTTCCTCTTATATAGCCTATTGCTACATTAGCTAGTGATAAGGCAACAGCTCCGATACCTATAATACATGCATAAACTACGTATAGAACTGGCGCAATAAATACAAAGGAGAATTCTAATGGTTCTGTAACATTACCTAAAAGTGCAGTTAATATACAAGTAACCATTAAGGATTTAACTAGCTTTTTATTTTCTTGGTATGCTGTTTTGTACATAGCAAGTCCTATTGCAGGGAATGCAAATAGTGTACATAACATCTGCTGCTGAGCCATGAATCTAGTTAACTTAGGCATCATACTCCAGTATTCACTGTTTGGTCCTAAGTTAAATAGTATCTCGTTTAGAGTAGGAACAACCCCTACATAGGTCTTTCCGTTTATAACATAAGTTCCACCAGCCTCTGTAAATCTAAACAGAGCATTCCATACGTGGTGAAGTCCAAAAGGAATAAATAATCTTTCTCCACCTGCTGTAAAGAATGGTCCTACAGGGCTTAAGTAAACTACTGATAATTTCTTTAGTAACGCTACGAAGATTTCCCATATGAAAGGTATTGTTAAACCAATTACCATCATTATTCCCATAGTTATAATCGGAACTGATTTTTTACCTGAGAAAAATGCAAAAGCTATTGGAAGCTCAAGCTTGTAGAATTTATCTGTTGCCCATGCTGCAACTAAACCAGTTATTATTCCACCCAAGGCATTTACATTCATGGTCTGTATTCCTAGAATTTTAA
The genomic region above belongs to Clostridium swellfunianum and contains:
- a CDS encoding ABC transporter ATP-binding protein, which codes for MYKLAKYLKPYIGLLLIAVVLLFGQAMADLSLPDYMSNIVNVGIQQNGIENAVPDAIRVSQMDKLTIFMNNEDKQEVLKNYTLIDKSNSDYDKYLKSYPALEKESIYVLNDIKDTEVEKLNPVMGKALLTVTGVEKMKENAKDGFIEFNGNKIPASTDLFAVFAKLPEDQRAKISEDSNKRFEALGDKMIIQGAAASIKEEYKALGMDTDKIQRNYILLAGVIMLGISLLSAIATVAVGFLASRTAAGVSRDLRKDVFTKVEQFSNTEFDKFSTASLITRTTNDITQIQMLIVMAVRMIIYAPIIGIGGVIKAMNKAASMSWIIALAVVVLLGLIGIVFSMALPRFKAVQKLVDKLNLVTRESLSGMMVIRAFNTEKFEEKRFDKANRDLTGTMLFVSRIMITLFPVMMLIMNGATLLIVWVGAHRIAESSMQVGDMMAFMQYAMQIISAFLMMSFMFIMIPRASVSGQRISEVLEVKSTIIDPEKPKTFGGKAKGTLEFKNVSFRYPEAEEDMLKDISFTALPGQTTAIIGSTGSGKTTLINLIPRFYDITKGQILLDEIDIREVTQHELREQVGYVPQKGFLFKGTIETNLMYADENASEEELNKAAEIAQAMEFIGEKPEGFDTEISQGGTNVSGGQKQRLSIARALVKKPQIYIFDDSFSALDFKTDAKLRKALKEQTSGSTVIIVAQRISTIKNAERIIVLDEGRIVGSGTHDELMKTCDTYQEIALSQLSKEELA
- a CDS encoding SGNH/GDSL hydrolase family protein: MKTIVCFGDSNTWGYNPAGGARYSMEERWGSLLREELGSEYFVIEEGLCGRTTVFNDPIGEHRSGKEYIIPCIESHSPVYLVIILLGTNDLKKRFSLTAGDIANGAGILVKMIQSSNAGPNWKAPKVLLIAPPPIKEVGVFAEAFEGGEEKSHKLSERFESVSKLLGCEFLDAAKNITSSDIDGIHLEVSEHKRLAAAVAKKVRELL
- a CDS encoding ABC transporter ATP-binding protein produces the protein MSENQNNNVKPPKGGGGPGHGGPMGMMKGDKARDFKGTMKKLIEYLSVYKFSLITVFIFAAASAGFGIAGPKILGKATTKLFEGIMGKIAGTSEGVDFDYIGRIMLTLIVLYGVSSLLAYIQGWIMSNVAMKVSYGFRKDISEKINRMPLKYFDGTNHGEVLSRVTNDVDTLGQTLNQSLSQIITSITTVVGVLIMMLSISWTMTLVSLIILPISMILIMAIVKRSQKYFKEQQDYLGHVNGHVEEMYGGHQVMKAFNGEEKSVKEFEVNNNKLYGVAWKSQFFTSIMMPLMGFVGNLGYVAVCIMGGYLAAKKSIQVGDIQAFIQYVRQFTQPISQIANISNILQQTAASAERVFEFLAEEEEVPEAENPVKLDEVHGAVEFRDVHFGYNPDKIVVNDFSASIKPGQRVAIVGPTGAGKTTMVKLLMRFYDVNSGAILIDGHDIREFSRNDLRSMFGMVLQDTWLYNGSIMENIRYGRLDATDEEVKKAAKAAHVDSFVHTLPDGYNMVLNEEASNVSQGQKQLLTIARAILADPKILILDEATSSVDTRTEVQIQKAMNNLMKNRTSFIIAHRLSTIRDADLILVMNHGDIVEQGTHEELLEKGGFYANLYNSQFETSEISA
- a CDS encoding flavocytochrome c — translated: MKKLKKLFCLSLVVTMLFTLMTGCTSSSSKANKYIGEGQGKHGTLKVEVTVENQKIKDITVLETKENPILSEPVFNQIKALMIDKNNANVDAVSGSTATSEAYINAVQAALKKAGLNLSADKISVEPEKEKQTTQEYDVVVIGAGGAGFSAAIEARNAGANVVILEKMPSIGGNTLISGGEMNAPGNWVQKKLNINNDSAETFYNDTIKGGDNKGVPELVKIFTDNALASAEWLKDYIKVKFLEDQLFQFGGHSVKRALIPEGHTGAEMISKFKSKADELKIPIKLQTKAEEFITEGGKVVGVKAKNAAGQDLVFKAKKGVIIATGGFGSNVEMRKKYNPEMDEKYLTTDAPGTTGDGIIMTEKLNAATMGMEYIQTYPISNPKTGLISLVADSRFDGAILINQEGKRFVEELERRDVISKAILAQSGGYTYQLWNQDIDNISKTISVHKDEYEELVKEGILYKAETLEDAAKHFQIPVETLKATVARVNEFAKTGKDLDFNYRGKFVSLEKGPYYIQKAVPSVHHTMGGLVIDTNAKVKTKDGKVIEGLYAAGEVTGVIHGTNRLGGNAISDIVTFGRIAGKYAAEGK
- a CDS encoding MarR family winged helix-turn-helix transcriptional regulator, which gives rise to MEEVSKAVKIIQLMKKVTNAIKQRMGNHFKEMNLTGPQGMLMGTLAHNGEMKVSELSDKLGLSNSTVSGILDRLENQGLVERVRSKEDRRVVYVKVTDEFIKHSQKHFDEINNIIEQMMNKATPEELDIIFKGMDTLQKVMDRQDD
- a CDS encoding PTS transporter subunit EIIC; translated protein: MSKNFSQKIQQFGRTLLLPIAVMAPVGMVLGITGALVQSYMIARFPFLGNPVLKTILTNLRTIASAIFDNIPLLFAMGVAYGMSKKDKGIAVFAATIGYIILIISMNVWLTVTGKLAPADVMSQFGQIKILGIQTMNVNALGGIITGLVAAWATDKFYKLELPIAFAFFSGKKSVPIITMGIMMVIGLTIPFIWEIFVALLKKLSVVYLSPVGPFFTAGGERLFIPFGLHHVWNALFRFTEAGGTYVINGKTYVGVVPTLNEILFNLGPNSEYWSMMPKLTRFMAQQQMLCTLFAFPAIGLAMYKTAYQENKKLVKSLMVTCILTALLGNVTEPLEFSFVFIAPVLYVVYACIIGIGAVALSLANVAIGYIRGTIFDFAIFGLLYENTNWIAFVIIGLILAVVTYFVFTWAILKFDLKTPGREDSPSADNTLIKEKRYDEIAKIVIQALGGRANIKHVENCITRLRIDLGEVNVVDRKMLESSGCTGIFFPAPKHIHIVYGPLVEFVRNEVDDQLAAM
- a CDS encoding 6-phospho-alpha-glucosidase — translated: MRSSNIITITGAGSGRTPALVGSLVKLKDRFPLKKVIFYDIDNERTSKMEAYIRLVLKTYCNETEVVFTTDADVAYENTDFVFCQMRVGKNEMRSLDEKIPLKYGLVGQETCGPGGFAYGMRSLGAMIDMVNQVRKYSKDTWILNYTNPAAIVALGLDKVFPDDKRILNLCDQPYSLMRSYAKILGVEQKDLRATYFGLNHFGWFTELKDVNGKDYFDQLRTYLRDYDFKPYNAEQRSKSWLDTYLRVNKYMKLFDEYVPTTYLQYYFFPEEIVAESDPNYTRADEARDSREKEVWEICSKAVGAKSIEDVDLITNSVFGDLMIELAESIAYDLHNEFILMSRNNDIITNFSKDAIVEVAGTVGKDGAHPYKYGEIKPFYKGLMETQHSYELLTVEAFLEKDYVKALQALTLNRTIVNPEKAKTVLDDLMENNKNYWYLEKKK